The Meleagris gallopavo isolate NT-WF06-2002-E0010 breed Aviagen turkey brand Nicholas breeding stock unplaced genomic scaffold, Turkey_5.1 ChrUn_random_7180001848993, whole genome shotgun sequence genome includes a region encoding these proteins:
- the LOC104915743 gene encoding dynamin-2: MILQFIARESSLILAVTPANMDLANSDALKMAKEVDPQGLRTIGVITKLDLMDEGTDARDVLENKLLPLRRGYIGVVNRSQKDIDGKKDIRAALAAERKFFLSHPAYRHMADRMGTPHLQKVLNQQLTNHIRETLPSLRSKLQSQLLSLEKEVEEYKNFHPDDPTRKTKALLQMVQQFGVDFEKRIEGSGDQVDTLELSGGARINRIFHERFPFELVKMEFDEKDLRREISYAIKNIHGVRHV; the protein is encoded by the exons ATGATCCTGCAGTTCATCGCCCGCGAGAGCAGCCTCATCCTGGCCGTCACGCCCGCCAACATGGACCTGGCCAACTCGGACGCGCTCAAGATGGCCAAGGAGGTGGATCCGCAGG GCCTGCGGACCATCGGAGTGATCACCAAACTGGACCTGATGGATGAGGGCACGGACGCCCGGGACGTGCTGGAGAACAAACTGCTGCCGCTGCGCAGAG GATACATCGGCGTGGTGAACCGCAGCCAGAAGGACATTGATGGCAAGAAGGACATCCGTGCGGCGCTGGCGGCCGAGCGCAAGTTCTTCCTGTCACACCCGGCCTACCGGCACATGGCCGACCGCATGGGCACCCCGCACCTGCAGAAGGTCCTCAACCAG CAACTGACCAACCACATCCGGGAGACGCTGCCGTCGCTGCGCAGCAagctgcagagccagctgcTCTCCCTGGAGAAGGAGGTGGAGGAGTACAAGAACTTCCACCCCGACGACCCCACGCGGAAAACCAAAGCCTTGCTGCA GATGGTGCAGCAGTTCGGGGTGGACTTTGAGAAGCGCATCGAGGGCTCTGGTGACCAGGTGGACACGCTGGAGCTGTCAGGAGGCGCCCGCATCAACCGCATCTTCCACGAGCGCTTCCCCTTCGAGCTGGTCAAG ATGGAGTTCGACGAGAAGGACCTGAGGAGGGAGATCAGCTACGCCATCAAGAACATCCACGGCGTCAGGCACGTG